In Acidobacteriota bacterium, the genomic window AGGCCGTCGAGATCGGTGTCGTCGCGGTAAGTCTCGAGGAAGGTCAGCTCGCCGGTCAGGCCGTCGCGCTCGAAGACCACCACCGCGTCGTCGACCTCGCCGACGGCATAGACGTGAGCCCCGTCGCTGGCGATGGCGACATCGGCGGCGCCGGCCAAACCGACGACCTCGACGAACTGATCGGCCTTGGTGATCTCGAGATCGACCCGCGGCGACAAGGGATCGCTGTCGCTATCGCGGTTGTCCGAAGAATCGGTTTCGGTGGTGCCCAGCGGCACGTCGACGAAGACCTCGTTCACCAGCTCGTCTTCGCAGGGGTAGGGCGGAGCACAGGCATCGGCGGCGACGGTTCCCGTCACCTCGTACCGCAGGCGGGTGCCGGCGGCGACGTCGATGGTGTCATCGAGGGCGCAGTCGAGGCCCGAGCTGCCAGGATCGCAAACGCCGCTGTTGCAGCTCGAATCCGCCGGCCGGTCGAACACCGCGACGCTGTCGTCGAAGCGGCTGGCCACCAGCACCGTCCGGCCATCGGGGGTCAGGGCCAGAGCCGAGGCTCCGTCCAGGCCCTCGGCCTCGATGCCGTCGCGCTGGCGCTCGACGAAGGTGAGATCGCCGAAGGCCGTCGACTCGCGCCGGAACACCGCCACCGCACCCTCCGTCGCCGCCGTGTAGACGTTGAAGCCATCGGCGCTCACCGCCAACGCCGTCACCCCGGTCAGACCCTCGGCGTCGGTTCCGCTCACCAGGCTCTGACGGAAGCTCAGGCTGCCGGTGCTGGTGTCGCGACTGAACACCACCAGGGCATTCGAGCCGGCCGCCGCGACGTAGAGATTGAGGCCGTCGTCGGCGAGGGCCAGGCCGCGCGGCTCGACCATGTCGGTGACCGTGCCGGAGCCGTTGCGCTCGAGGCCGGCGAAGCTCAAGGCGCCGCTGGTGCCGTCGCGGGTGAAGCGGGCCAGAGCATCCTCGGCCTCGCCGGCGACGTAGACATCGCCCGCCGTCGCCACCAGCGCCCGCGCTCCGGCGAGGCCGTCGACGCCCGCGACATCGTCCCGCACCAGCTCTTCGAAGGTCAGGGCGCCGGTGCCGGCATCGCGCGAGTAGTGGCTGACGGAGTTGTCGTTCGAGGCCGCCACGTAGAGATGGAGACCGCTGGGATCGAAGGCCAGGCCGGCCGCCGAATCGAGCCCGTCGACCACCGTCGCGCCGGCCTCCGGCAAGGCCACCGAATCGTCCTGGAAGAGCGCCACGAAGGTCAGCGTGCCGTCGCCGGCGCGACTGAAGACCATCAGCGCATCGTCGGTACGGGCCGCCACATAGACGTGAGCGCCATCGGGACTGACGGTGACTGCGCTGGCACCGTCGAGGCCGGCGGGAGCGAGAGACTCGACGAACAGCAGACTGCCGTCGCCCTGAATCTCGAAGACGCTGACCGCGTCGTCGAGCAGACCTGTGACGTAGAGGTTCTGACCGCTGGGATCGATCGCCGTCGCCGCCGCGCCGTCGAGGCCGGCGACGCTGGCCTCCTCGTCGACCAGCGCCTGGCGGAAGTCGAGGGTGCCGGAGGGCTCGGCGACGCAGGTCCACTGCGCCACCCCCTCGAACAGGGTGCAAGCGCCGTCCGACTCGCGGCAGAGATCGTCGCTCACGGTACCGCCGACGACGTTGCTCGGTCCGCGGTTGAAGACCTCGATCTCGTAGGTGGTCTCTTCGCCGGGCACCACGCCGTCGACGCGGTTCGACTTGCTCACCTCGAGGTCCGCCTCGGGAGTCAGCAGGTCGGTGTCCGTGCAGGTGTTGTTGTCGGCGGCGCCGACACAGATGCCGCTGGGATGGGGATCCGCCGGGTCGCTCACCGCGCTGCTGCTGCCGGCGGCGACGGTGGCGGTGTTGACCAGGCTACCGGTGGCCGCCGGATCGACGGTGGCGCTGATCGTGTAGACCACCGAGCCGCCGGCGGCGATATCCACCTGGTCGACGAGATCGCCGACGCCGCTGCTGGTGCAGCGCGAGCCCGACGAACGCGAGAAGATCGCCACGCTGTCGCTCTGGAAGGCCGCCACGTAGACGTGGCGGGTGTCGCGGGTGACGGCCACCGAGTAGGGCTGGGTCAATCCGCTGACGCCGTCGGAGCCATCGACGCGGGCCTCGAGGAAGGTCAAAGAGCCGGTGGTGGCCTCGCGAGCGAAGACCGCCAGGGCCTGGTCGTCCTGACCTGCCACGTAGACGAATTTGCCGTCGTCGGCGACTGCCACGCCGCGGGCACCGTTGAGCCCGTCGACGGTGGACGAGCCGAGCACCCCGCCATCCGTCGCCGCCTGCAGCTCGCTCAGATCGCCGAAGTCGTCACCGGTCGAATCGGTGGCGCGCAGCAGGGCGACGAGGGAGTCGGCGACGCCGCTGGCGACATAGAGATTGCCGTCGTCCGGGCTCAAGGCCAGGCCGAGGGGACGATCGAGAGCCGCGATGGCCGTCGAACCGGCGACCGGGCTGGGGGAAGACGGCCCCTGCAGAACCTGCTGCTGGGTGAGCTCGCCGGTCACCGTGTCGCGCGCGAAGACCAGCACCGCGTCGGCCTCCGAGGCGGCGACATAGAGGTGCTCACCATCGGCGGTCACCACCACGTCGTGGGCTCCCTGCAGCCCTTCGATGCCGCCGACGCCACTGGTGTAGGTGGTGATCCAGTCGAGCTCACCGCTCGCCCCGACGATCTCGAACACCGTCAGGCCGCCACCGAAGCCGGCGAAGCGGCTGGCGGCGTAGAGGAAGCGACCGTCGGCGCTGACCGCCAAGCCGGCGATCCCGAAGAGGCCGTCGACGGTATCGCCGTCGCCTTCGACGGCGCCGTCGCGCTGCACCTCGATGAAGGTCAGCTCGCCGCTGGTGCCGTTGCGCTCGAAGACCGCCAGCCCGTTGGCGGAAGAAGCCACGCCCTGGCTGGCGACGTAGACGGTGCCGCCGGTCTGAGTGGCGGCCAAGGCCACCGGGAACTCGAGGCCATCGGCCCCGAGGTCGTCGCGTTCGACCTCGATCAAGCTGAGATCGCCGGTGTCGCGATCCCGCTCCCAGGCGGAGACGGCGCTCTCGGAGGAGCTCGCCAGGTAGACGTGCTCGCCGAGATCGCCGACCACCAGCACATCGGAGGCGCCGTCGAGGCCGTCGGCGCCGCTGTCCGTATCGGCGATGGCGTCGACGAAGGCGAAGGTCGGCGGTGCCTGAGCGCGCTCCCAGACGGTGAGCGAGTCGTCGAAGACCGAGGCGGCATAGAGGTGCACGCCGTCGCCGTCGAGAGCCAAACCGACCACACCGCTGATGAAGGCCGAGGCGGCGCCGTCGTTGAGGACCTCGATGAACTTCAGGCTGCCGGAAGTCTGGTTGCGCTGATAGACGGCGATCGAGCTCGGCTCACCCACCGAGTCGTCGCCGGTGCTGGCGACGTAGAGATGGATCCCGTCCGGGCTCATGGCGATGCCGGTGGGCTGCTCGAGGCCTTGCGCCGAACCGCCCTCTCCCGAATCTCCCTTGACCCGGCTCAGGGAGGTCGAGGACAGGGTGCCGTCGCTCTCGCGCTGGAAGACCGCGATCGACTGGTCGAGGCGGCCGGTGACATAGACGTGCCGGCCCTCCTCCGGGCTGACCACCAGGTCGAAGGCACCGTCGACCAAGTCGGTGCCGGTATCGAGGGCCTGCAGGAAGGTGAGCTCGCCGCTGCTGTCGTCGATGGCGAAGGCGGAGACGGCGTCGTCTTCTTCGGCGGTGACGTAGAGGTTCTCGCCGTCCGGCGCCAGCGCCAGGGCACGCAGCCCGAGGAGGAGATCGCTGGGAGCCGAGTCGGCGACCTCCTGAACGAAGCTCAGGGTGCCGGTGCCGGCATCGAAGGCAAAGACGGTGATTCCCGAGCCCGCGAAGGTGGTCTCGTTACCGAGGGCGCTGACGTAGAGGAAATCGCCATCGGCGGAGAGGGCGAGACCGTTGGCACCGAGCAGCAGATTGGGCGTGCCGCCGGCACCGGCGATGCCGTCGACCCGTTCCGATAGGAAGGTCAAGGTGCCATCGAGGGGGTCGCGCACGAAGACCGTGACCGCGCCATCGGTCTCGGAGGCCACCAGCACATGGGCGCCATCGTGGCTCACCAGCACCGCCGCCGCACCGACCAGATGATTGGCGACATCGCTCGAGCCACCGGCTCCTTCGACGCCGTCGAGGCGGGACTCGACGAAGGTCACCTCGCCGCTGTCGCTATCGCGCTCGAAGACTTCCACCGCCCCTGGCGAACGCACCAGGTAGAGGAAGCCGCCGTCCGGGCTGATCGCGACCTGACGCGCCGTTTCGAGCGGGATCTCGGTCTCGATCAGGGTCAGCGTTCCACGCGGCGGGGCCTCCGACGAGCAGATCCAGCGGACATCCGTCAGCGTCGTCGGGAAGAGGTCCTCGACGGTCGCCAGGAAGGCGTCGTCGGGCCCTTCGTTGCTGACCACGATGGAGTACTCGAGAGTCTCTCCGGGAACCGCCGAGGTGGTGCCGTCGTCCTTGATGATCGACAGATCCGCTTCCGCCGACAGGAAGACGTTGACGAAGGAAGAGTTGTCCGGATTGGGATCGAAAAAGCCCGTCGGCGAGGTCACCGTCGCGGTGTTGCTGAGCACGCCGCTGAGCACCGAGACCGTGCCGTCGATGGTGAAGGTCACTTCGCCGGCACCGCTGCAGTCGCTCGGGTCGCCGGCTTCGAGGTCGACGGTGAGGTTGATGTTGCCGCTGCCGGAGGCCGGGCAAGCGGTCTCCGGGGCACTGCCGCCGGTCACCGCACAGGTCCAGGTCGGCGAGCTGTAGGTACCCGGGAAGTCGTCGCGCACGACGGCGCCGACGACGTCGCTCGGACCGCAGTTCTTGACCCGGATCTCGAAGGCCAGGGCACCGGTGTCCTCGTCGACGCTGCCCGCCGTCTTGACGATCTGCAGGTCACCCTGGGGCGAGAGCTCGACCTCGGTGGTGACGCTCGATCCGTTGCTGTCGAGATGGGTCACCGGCAGCTCCACCTCGGCGGTGTTGACCATGCAGGGCAGGCTGGCGTCGTAGGTGCAGGGCAGGCCGGCACTCGAGCGCAGCTCACCGGTGGCGATGACGGTGACGCCGAAGCCGGGCTCGAGATCGAGGCTGATGTCGAGATCGCCACTACCGGTGGTGGTGCCGCAGACCGCGTTGGCATTCCCGCTGCCGGTGCAGGTCCAGGTGACGGCGGTGAACTGGGTGTCGTCGAAGTCGTCGACCAAGCGCGCTCCGCTGACCGCCGAGGGGCCGGCGTTGAAGGCCACGATCTGCCACTGGAAGGGCTGCCCCGGCACCGCCGGATCGGTGAGTGCCAGCTTGGTCATCTGGACATCGATGAGGATCCCGATGTCATCCGTGTCGGTGCACTCGTTGTTGTTCGCGGCGCCATCGCAGACACCCGCCGGATGGGCGCTGGCGGCGTCCGTCACGATGGCGTCGGGAACCGTCGCAGTGGCGGTGTTGACGAGCGTCCCGGTCGCCCCGGCGGCCACCGTGGCATCGGCCTGAATGGTGATCGTGGCGCCTGCCGGGAGATCGACGCCGGCATCGAGATCACCGCTACCGGCGGCCGGGCAGGTCGCTCCGAAGGTGTCCCGCAGGCTGAACACCGAGCTACCGCCGCGATCCGCCAGCACGAGGAACTCACCGCCCGGGCTGAACACCGTCGAGACCGCCTCGCCGGCGGTCTGAGTGCTGACGAAAGTGAGCTCGTGGCCGACCCGCGAGAACAGCACGACGGAGTTGCTCCCGGGGCTGGTGACGACCACCTGGGTGCCGTCCGGGATCACCGCCAGACCGACGGGTCCGGAGAGACTGGTCGGCGAGCCGCCGAGGCCGCCGTCACCGGCAAAGCGCTCCGACCGGAAGGTCAACGAGCCATCGGCGGAGGCGATGTCGAAGGAGACGACGGCGTCTTCCGAGGTACCGCTGGCGAAGAGGTTGTCGCCCGCCGGGCTGACCGCAATGGCGGTGACCCCGCCGAGCCGCCGGCCGGCGTCGTCGAGCTCCGTCTCGACCAGCGTCAGATCGCCGCTCGCCGAGTCGATGGCGTAGACGTTGACCGCCGAGGCGGTGGGCGCCGCAGCATAGAGATATCGACCGCTCGGGTGCATGGCGAGGGCGGCGACGCCGGTGAGGCTGCCGGTGGCGGTGGTGCCGAGGAAGCTCACCGCCCCGCTTGCGGCGGTGCGCTCGAAGCGGGCGATCAGGTCGTCGTCCTGGCCGGCGACATAGAGGAATCGGCCGTCGGGCGTCAGCACCACTCCGGCGGCGCCTTCGAGGCCATCGACGCCGGACACGCCGTCGATCTTTTCCTCGACCAGAGTGAGAGTGCCATCGGTGCCATTGCGATCGAACACCGTCAAGGCGTGATCGAGGTTGGCGGTGACATAGACGTGCTCACCGTCCGGCGAGACCGCCACCCCGGTGGCGCCCTCGAGGCCATTGGGCTGATCGGGAAGGGTGCCGACGCCGTCGGTGCGGCTCTCGACGAAGCCCAGGCTGCCATCGCTCGCCAGCGACAGGACCGCCACCGCGTGATCGCTCTGACCGGTGGCGTAGATGAAGTCACCGGAGGGTGCCACCGCAACCGCCGTCACCGACCCCAGACCATCGACGCCGCCGATGCCGTTCTGCGCCTCGCCGCGGGTGAGCAGCGCGGCGCCGGTGCTGCAGGTGTAGGACACCGCCGACAGCAGCGTGTCGTCGAAGTCGTCGACCACCCGCACGCCGAAGAGATCACTCGGACCGCTGTTCGAGACTTCGATCACGTAGGACACGACCTGCAGCGGCTGCACCGAGGTCAGTCCATCGTCCTTGGTGATCGAAACGTCGCCCACCGGCGTCAAGGAGTCGCTTTCGCTGCCGCTGTTGTTGCCCGTCGAGGGGTCCGATTCGCTGCCCAGGGCACTGACCGTGACGGTGTGATCGAGGCTCGGCGTCACCCGGTAATCGATGCCCGGAGAGACCACGCCCTCGATCGTCAAGGTCACCTGCTGGCCCGAGGCCAAGCTCAGGTCGACCCAACGATCGAAGGGCTGGATGGTGCCATCGCTGGCCGCGAACACCGGGCTCAACAACTCCGCCGGAACCGGCGCCGGCAGCAGAAACCCGGAGCTGACGCTGGGGCCGTTGTTGCGCACCGTAAGGCTGTAGGACAGGCGTTCGCCAGGCGTCACCGAGGTGGGCGTCGAAGTGAAACCGACCACCTCGAGATCGACCGACGGAATCAAGGCATCGGAGTCGGTGCAGGAATCGTTGTCGGCATCGCCGTCGCAGCCGGCGTTGGCGCTGCCGGCCGTATCGCTGTAGCCGGTGGGCGCCGCAGCGCTCGCCGTGTTGGAGAGGGTGCCGGTCTCGGCCGCCCCCACCGTGCCGGTGATCTGATAGGTCAGCGAGCCACCGACGGCGAGGTCGCCGCTGGTCGAGAGGTTGCCACTCCCCAAGCCGCCGGAGCAGCTACTGGCGATGTCCCGCAGATAGGTCGAGACGGCGTTGTCGGTGGCGCCGACGGCGACCACATGGTCGCCGAGGTCGCTGCCGGTGCCGCTGCCGCCGTAGAAAGCCACGGCGATCGCCTCGTCCAGGCCGTCGACGGTCAAGCTGCCGAGGCTGTCGCCATCGGTCACCGCCTGCACGAAGCTGAGGGCGCCGGAGCCATCGCGAGCGAGCACCGCCAAGGCGTCGCTGGCCTGGGAGGCCACGAAGAGATGACCACCCGCATCGTCGACGGCGAGGCCGGCGGCCCCTTCGAGGCCGGAAACGCCCGCGTCCGATTCCTGGATGTCATCGACGAAGGTCAACAAGCCGGTACCGGAGTCCCGGCTGAACCACGACACCGCGTCGTTGACGTCGGCCGCGACGTAGACCTGCGAGCCGCTCGGGCCGACCAAGACCCCATGAGCACCGTTGAGCTGCGGCACCGTACCGCCCACAGAGTTGTCCTTCAGGCTCTGCAGCCAGGTCAGAGAGCCGTCCGCCGAGGAAACCGCGAAGGCGCTGACCGAGTCGTCGTCGCCAGCGGCGACGTAGGCGAAGGCGTCGTCGGAAGAGAGGTCGATCCCGCGCGCTCCGTTCAGGCCGTCGACGATGTTCACGCCCTGAATCGCGCCGTCCGCCAAGGAGCTCTCCCAGGTCAGGGAGCCCGCCGAGAAGGACAGGGAGGCAACGGCGTCGGAATCCCCCGCGGCGACCAGCACGAAAGCGTCGTCGGAGGTCACCGCGACGCCGCGCGCACCTTCGAGGCCGATGATCGTCGTCGAGCCCTCCATCGCCCCGTTGGTGCGGTGATCGGAATAGGTCAGGACACCGGTGCCCGAGTTGCGCGCAAAGGCGGCGATGGTGTCGCCGACTTCGGCGGCGACGAAAAGGTAGCTGGCGTCGGAGCTGAAGGCCAAGGCCGCGGGGCCGTCGAGGCCGTCTTCGCCGGAGCCGAGATCGCTCTGGGCCAGGGAGGAGCTGAAGGTCAGGGAGCCGGACAGGGCATCACGGCTCCAAACGCTGACACGATCGTTGCCGGCTTCGGCGACGTAGACGAAGGCGCCGTCCGGGCTGATCAGGACATCGCGCGCCCCGGTCGCGCCGCTGTGGACATCGACGAAGGCGATCTCGCCGCTGCTGGTCGACGGCGAGGCACTACAGGACCAGGAAGAGGTCGGGCTGAAGGCCGCCGGCAGCGGATCCGAGACGGTTGCTCCGAAGACCGGATGAATGCCGTCGTTGGTGACCGTCACCTGGTAGGTGAAGCCGGCGGCAGCGCCGGGCACCACCGTGGAAAGCTCGGTGGCGGCACAGCTCGCCGCGTTACTGCAGTTGATCTTTTCGACGGACAGGTCGGAGCGGAGACTCTCGACGTCGGCGAGGGCCGAGCCGGTTGCGAAACAACAGGCCACGAAGACCCAGATCCAGCGCTGCAGGGACACCCCTGCCGTCACACGCCTCAACACCTGTGCAGCCCTCCCACGAAACCTTCGAGACTCGATCGACAAACGCGCCGAAGTGTCCTGCAAGACCACAAACTTCCAAGAGAAATCATCACACTTATAGAATCGCAAAAAGCCCTTGTCAAGTGTCATCGCCACGGAAAGTCCCTTATTTAGTAGTCTCTTTTCGACCTTTCGAGATTCCCGTATTCACCGTCCCCCCTTGCGACCCAGACCCCCTCACGGCGACTCCCCCTTGGCCCAGCACGACAACTCCCACGGCCCTCCCCGACGCCTGACCTTCGGCTTTCTGGACTTTGCCGCCGGCGGCGCCCAGGAGCTCGTCCTGACCGCCTGCCGACATCTCGACCGCGGCCGCTTCGCGCCCCACCTGCTGTGTCTTCGCGGCCGCGGACGATGGCTCCCTCGGGCCCGCCGAGCCGAGCTGCCGGTCGCCACCCTGGGACGCCTCGAAGGCTCCTGGGACGCAGCAGCGGTCTTCCACGCTCGCCGCCACCTGCGCCGCTGGCGAACCGAGATCCTGCACCTGCCGCTGTACTCGCGCGCATTTCCCTATTTCCGCCTCGCCGCCCGCCTCGCCGGCGTTCCTTTGGTCGTTGCCCATGAGCTCGGCAGACCGACCCCGCCTCGCCGCCGGCGGCGCTGGGCCGACGCGGCGTTGAACCGCGGATCCCGCTATCTGGCGACCTCCCGCTTCCATCGCCAGGAGCTGATCGCCGCCGGCATCGATCCCGCTTCGATCGCGGTGGTCTACAGCGGCATCGATCCGGCTCCCTTCGCCCACCTGCCGGCTCGCACCGCGCGCCAAGGGCCACTGCGCCGGCAGTACGCCATCGGCGAGCGGCCGGTCGTTCTGGTGCCCTCCCGGCTCCATCCCATGAAGGGCCATGTCGACTTGATCGCGGCTCATCGCCGGGTACAGCGCAAAGTCCCCGAAATCCGTCTCATCCTGGCCGGCGATGGACCCGAAAGGAGCGCCTTGGAGGCCGCCGTGGCGGCCGCCGGCTGCGGCGACAGCATCCACTTCTTGGGCCATCGCGACGATCTCCCGGCACTGCTGGCGGAAGCCGATGTCGTCTGCCTGCCATCCCATCGCGAGGGACTCCCGGCGGCCCTGCTCGAAGCCTACGCCGCCGCTCGACCGGTGGTCGCCACGGCCGTTGGGGGGGTCCCCGAGGCCCTCACCGACGGTCGCGAAGGGCGGTTGGTTCCGCCCCGGGATCCGGAGGCCCTCGCCGACGCCCTCAGCGAATTGCTGCGGGCGCCGGCGAGCGGCCAGGCCTGCGGTGCCGCCGGTCGACGCACCCTCACCGAGCGCTTCACCGCCGACCGCACCACCGCGGCCCTGGAGGCGCAGTATCTGGCCTGGTGGCAGGAAGCGCAGGGCGAGCGATGACCTCCGCCCGCTTGAGAACCGTCCTCCACCTGCGGGCCAGCAGCGGCTGGGCCGGCCCGGAGCGCCATCTCTGGGAGCTCGCCCCGGGACTGGCCACTGCCGGCTACCGCCTGCGCCCGGTCCTGCTCACCCGCCAGCCGGTAACGGCCTTCGAGCGCCTCGCCGAGCTCGATCCCTTGCGGGTCCCCGATCGCTTCGACGCCGCCCTCGACGCGGCCTGCGAAGCGCTCGCACCGGCTCTGGTTCACAGCCACGGCTACAAGGCGAATCACTGGGCCCTGCGGCTGGCGCGGCGGCACCGCATCCCGGCCGTCGCCACCTATCACCTGCACACCCGGAGCAGCTGGCGCCTGGTCCTCCACGCCCACCGCGACCGCCGCCGCTTGGCCCGCTTCGACGCCGTCGTCGACATCGCTGACCGCGGCCAACAGGACCCGGCCCTGGCGCGGGTCACCAGGGGGAGGCTGCATCGAGCTGTGAACGGTTTCGATGGCGCACGCTTCTCGGCCGGTCGCAGGCCCGGTCGCGACCTGCTGCGCGAGCTCGGCCTACCGGCGGACGAGCCTCGAATCGTCGGCATCGGCCGCCTCAGCCGGCAGAAAGGCTTTTCGACCCTGATCGCGGCCATCGCCCGCCTCGCGCCAGGCGTGCAACTGCTGCTCGCCGGCGAGGGTCCGCGACGCCGGGCCCTGGGCCGACAAGCCGAGCGGCTGGGGGTGGCAGAACGAGTTCACTTCCTCGGCCATCGCCGCGATGTCGCCGACCTGCTGACCATCGCCACGGTGGTGGCGCTGCCCTCGCGCCAGGAGGGACTGCCCTACGCCGCTCTCGAAGCGATGGCCCTCGGCCGTCCGCTGGTGACCACGCCGGTCGGCGGCCTGCCACGACTGCTCGACCACGGGCGC contains:
- a CDS encoding glycosyltransferase, with amino-acid sequence MAQHDNSHGPPRRLTFGFLDFAAGGAQELVLTACRHLDRGRFAPHLLCLRGRGRWLPRARRAELPVATLGRLEGSWDAAAVFHARRHLRRWRTEILHLPLYSRAFPYFRLAARLAGVPLVVAHELGRPTPPRRRRRWADAALNRGSRYLATSRFHRQELIAAGIDPASIAVVYSGIDPAPFAHLPARTARQGPLRRQYAIGERPVVLVPSRLHPMKGHVDLIAAHRRVQRKVPEIRLILAGDGPERSALEAAVAAAGCGDSIHFLGHRDDLPALLAEADVVCLPSHREGLPAALLEAYAAARPVVATAVGGVPEALTDGREGRLVPPRDPEALADALSELLRAPASGQACGAAGRRTLTERFTADRTTAALEAQYLAWWQEAQGER
- a CDS encoding glycosyltransferase family 4 protein → MTSARLRTVLHLRASSGWAGPERHLWELAPGLATAGYRLRPVLLTRQPVTAFERLAELDPLRVPDRFDAALDAACEALAPALVHSHGYKANHWALRLARRHRIPAVATYHLHTRSSWRLVLHAHRDRRRLARFDAVVDIADRGQQDPALARVTRGRLHRAVNGFDGARFSAGRRPGRDLLRELGLPADEPRIVGIGRLSRQKGFSTLIAAIARLAPGVQLLLAGEGPRRRALGRQAERLGVAERVHFLGHRRDVADLLTIATVVALPSRQEGLPYAALEAMALGRPLVTTPVGGLPRLLDHGRCGRLVPPDDVEALTHALEALLDSPAERRHLASRAQQRVEEHYSASAMARAVAEVYDRLLAGGAGGAS